CACAAAAGGtcacagagatgctgagggaCCCGATTCTGTCTAGAAAATCAAGATGAGGGCTTTCAAACTAGCAGAGGTTGTTGGGAGCATCACTGTGTAAAGTAAAAAGGTCCGTTTGAAGATTGCTGTTGTTACATATTCATTGATTTGTGTCTTAATTGCTAATTAATAACAGCAGTAGGCACAATGAGAGGCTGGCCTCACTGACTGACTGGGAGATGCTACTGGAGAGTCAGTTTATAGTgggacagctctgctgccaggactTGCTCATCTGGACAGCCTGGCCAGGTGGGAAcctgctgctccctcagctgctcctgctgcaagaGAGTCTAGAACCTCACCtgcaaagtgattttttttcctgtcagagTATTTACTTTCTTTACACAGAAGATGGCAAGATCAGGCAGGGGTTCATTTCTCTCTCTGGTCTGTCTCTGATagtgtttttaaattgttcatGGGAGTTACTGGAGTTGTGAATAGCAGAATTGATAAGGATTTTTTGCaacttttgtggttttttttttttttttaaactttgcagtgaaaatgaggagtttatatatttttattgctgtccTGTTCATCCCGTGGACTTTTTCTTTGGCAAAGTATGATGACTTTGAGGATGGAGATGATATTATGGAATACGATGATAATGACTTTGCTGAATTTGAAGATGTTAATGAAGATGCAGTCACAGAGTCTCCTCAGAGGATCATCACTGCAGAGGATGATGAAGAAGAAGCCACTGTAGAGCTTGAAGGTCAGGATGAGAATCAGGAAGACTTTGATGACACAGATGCACAGGTAATGCCTCATCtctttcctctgtgtgtttCCTAATAGTATCTTTACACCTTTCTTTCTCACCTTATCTTTCTGGATTTTGTTTACTAGGCTTTGGATTTTCCTGTTTGTGATTTTGTCCTTTAGGAAGGTGATACTGAGAGTGAACCATATGATGATGAGGAGTTTGAAGGGTATGAAGAGAAACCAGATGCATCTTCTAGCAAAAATAAAGACCCCATAACAATAGTTAATGTAGGTATCAATGGTGATCTGCTTTCTAGTTGGTGTTTCATCACTTATTCTTGAGGTAATTTGTCAGTAGTGGCACTGGTGCACAAAGGAGAGGATCTGTTCTAAAGAATTTGCCATTGGAATTAACAGGAGATAATGCAGAAATGGGAAGCAGTGTGGGGACAGGAaataggaggaaattctttagtgtgagggtggtgagaccctggaaaggttgtccagagaagctgtggctgccccatccctggcagtgttgaagggcaggttggatggggcttggagcaacctgggctggtgggaggtgtccttgcccatgcagggggttggatctagatgatctttaaggtcccttccaacccaaaccagtccgGGATTCTATGAGGACAGCAGCAGAATGTGGTTCAGGTGTCCCAGCTCCCAATTCCATGCTCTTCTGCATCAGTACAtgctattttaaataacaacTCTTCAAGTAAAACTTGTAGCCAAAGTGTGTTTGGTCTGTTGAGCTCTATTTTACACTGCTGGAACTGCCATCCTTGGATCAATGCTGTATTCACCCTGAGAATTGTAATTGGGATATAGATCAGGAAATTCTTCATGAAGACAGACCTTTTGAAACACAGTTTTGacctttaaagcattttaagacTTAGCTTTGTTTACCCAAATGGTTACAGGGGAGACGTGGAGGAACTAGAGTGATGACCTTTGTTTAATCCAGACAAAAATCATGCATCCCAGAATGCCTGGGTGCTTTGTCAGCActcagagaggagcctgcaGTTGTGATGTGCTTACAATAAACATTGTGTATTTTTAGCTTGTCCATGGCTAAAGTTTCAGATCAGAAATTGACTCCTCTGATGGTTTTTGAAGCCAGTCTCTCTGTCCACCTTCTGGTTGCCTCCCAAGAGAGTCTTTTACAGAAGAATCAGGTGCATTTTTGTTATCCCTAAGATCTCTTGAGTATTGTGGCTGACCTTGGAAGTGAAAATTAAGGGCTGGGTACTTTTATGACTGATCTGgtggcagcagaacagctcATTATTCTCTGAAGATACCAAGGTCAGGCAGgcttccctgctcccccagggcAGTCTGTGGCTTCTGGTGGCATCCTGAAAATGCTCCTGGACATTGGGTATTTGGATTTCAGCAGAAGTTACATGATGATCAGCTAATGCTGCAATGGGCACGACATCAAGCTCAAATAATGAGTGGGATGAAATGCTGGGCTGTTGACTTCTCTGAGGGATACATGCTAGCACAGGCTTATTTCAAAgagagaattattttgtttgcattagCCAGGGATTTTGGGAATGCTGTTATCAGTTGTGTAATTACTGTGTCCCAGTAGAGCCAGATGCCTTGTGTAGGCTTAGCCTTTGTGAAGTTTATTGCTGGGTTTGAGATGAAGCTTCTCCAGTACTCTGTGTTTTCCAAAGGTTTTGTGCCTATGGAATCCACTCATTCCATGGGTAGGACAGTCTCTGGTCACTTCCCACAGGTCCCTGCTCACCTTCAAAACAGCTGGGAGAGTTACTACATGGAGATCCTGATGGTAACAGGTCTTCTTGCTTACATCATGAATTATATCATTGGGAAGAACAAAAACAACCGCCTGGCTCATGCCTGGTTCAACAcccacagggagctgctggaaagtAACTTTGCTCTTGTTGGTGAGTTCCACAAAGTCTAGgatctgttttcctctgaataAAGCTGGTTTCAGTCTAGCAtgtgggctggaggaggagtCACTTTTCTGCAGGGGTGCAAGATGAAACTAATGACAGTGCTGTGTGTGGACAGACAGGGTGGCAATCTTCCAGTGCTGAAATGAGATGATGGTGGTATAAATTATCCAGAAGCATCATGGAGATGCTGAAGtaatccagcagcagctgagctctaAGCCTGCTGATGAAGTTGAATCTTTAAATTTgtgattgttttttctttcactcttgTTCCCTTCAGGGGATGATGGCACTAATAAGGAAGCTACAAGCACTGGGAAACTAAATCAGGAAAATGAACACATCTATAACTTGTGGTGCTCTGGAAGGGTGTGCTGTGAAGGAATGCTCATCCAGCTAAAGGTAAGGATGAGGGGGTTTGTAGTACTGTTCACCTGGCACCAGTTTTCAGGTTCTAGAggcttttccatttcagtgtgagcagcagagagagcttGACTCTAACACTCTCAGGTAAGGGTCTGAATATGCACACATGAAGGGAAGACTACTTGGAGTAAAGGTCTATACAGGTCTGTGTCCTGCCCACCAAAGCAGGTGAGAGGGGGTGCTTGGAGAGAGCACAGACCAGAAGTGCAGCCTGAGCAGAGGCATCTGGATGCTGAAGAGCCCAGCTGCTGTTTAGAGGGAATTGAGTGTGTTGGTTGCATGCACTAACAGGAATTTCAAGGAAGAAAGATGAAGTAGTTTAATTTGCTGTAATAAATTAtgataaataattataatttcatAGTTTAGTCATTATTTAATagttaatttattaaaatcaaTTAATTAAGCTCTAATAAAAGCATATtaagtcctgcacctgggatgaAACAGCTCCTACCTTCAGGGAATGGGGCCCTGAGAAACTCATCTAACACCAAGCAGGCCTGCTGTTGTGCAGTGTAGGTGACATCCCAAGGGTCCTTCAAAGctaaattattataaatgtCCTCTTTTCCCTTGGTCCATCTGCCAGTGAAGTGCTGCACTCTGGGTACACTCAGCTGTCTTTCTGTGTTGACCAACTTGTCTTTTTAGTTCCTCAAGAGACAAGACCTGCTGAACGTTCTTGCACGCATGATGAGACCAGCTTCTGACCAAGTGGTAGGTACTGAGCCCTTGAAGTGACCTGGTGCATTCCTCTagtgctgttctgctgcttttgattGTTCTTGTGACACACAAGTGAACTGCTGGCTGTCTGCCTGTACTATTCCACATCTTCCAGCCCAGTAACTGTCAAAACAATCTGAAAGAATaatttgtctttcatttctgcCTGGGAAATGCCAATGGCTGATGACTGGAAATTATCTGTGGGTTTTATTGGTTGAGTTGTTTTGTGAAGAGTCTTATCAATGCTTCAAGACCTCATCTTGATAAAAAGTGGTGTTGCAATCTGAAATCCTTAATGGTGTTTCTCTGTCTGCTCAGTCTGCCTGAACAGAGCTGCTTCATGCACATGCAGGCCTGGTCATTGTAACCTGTAAGGTTCCTTTGTGCCTGGCCCTCACTCTTGGAGATGAGGAGAATCTCCAACTGCATAAATGCCAAGGGAGGTTACACTTGGAGGAACAGGGTACTGTGGATGCTCTTTCCATGCATCTATAATTTAAATCAACCAGTTTCACCTCAGCTGTCTATGGCCTCACTTAGTCTTTATCCTTAAGAATCAAAGTGTCAGAAAAACATCACAGAAGATGCGGGTCTCAGTTTGGCCAGTGGTCTGAAGGCAGAGCATGATGTGTACATCTGACCAAGGCTGCTAACATTCTGTTCCACAGCAAATAAAAGTAACAATGAATGATGAAGATATGGACACCTACGTGTTTGCTGTTGGAACCAGAAAAGCACTGGTGAGACTCCAGAAGGAGATGCAGGACCTGGTATGTATGTCCTTGATTGGAAAACTAACATGGTGATCAG
This genomic stretch from Apus apus isolate bApuApu2 chromosome 25, bApuApu2.pri.cur, whole genome shotgun sequence harbors:
- the CCDC47 gene encoding PAT complex subunit CCDC47, which encodes MRSLYIFIAVLFIPWTFSLAKYDDFEDGDDIMEYDDNDFAEFEDVNEDAVTESPQRIITAEDDEEEATVELEGQDENQEDFDDTDAQEGDTESEPYDDEEFEGYEEKPDASSSKNKDPITIVNVPAHLQNSWESYYMEILMVTGLLAYIMNYIIGKNKNNRLAHAWFNTHRELLESNFALVGDDGTNKEATSTGKLNQENEHIYNLWCSGRVCCEGMLIQLKFLKRQDLLNVLARMMRPASDQVQIKVTMNDEDMDTYVFAVGTRKALVRLQKEMQDLSEFCSDKPKSGAKYGLPDSLAILSEMGEVTEGMMDAKMVHFLTHYADKIESVQFSDQFSGPKLMQEEGQLTKLPETKKTLLFTFNVPGLGNTSPKDMESLLPLMSMVIYSIDKAKKFRLNREGKQKADKNRARVEENFLKLTHVQRQEAAQSRREEKKRAEKERIMNEEDPEKQRRLEEAALRREQKKLEKKQMKMKQIKVKAM